One segment of Triticum aestivum cultivar Chinese Spring chromosome 2A, IWGSC CS RefSeq v2.1, whole genome shotgun sequence DNA contains the following:
- the LOC123189241 gene encoding protein EI24 homolog yields MERARQSTYTVIHFNSQICRRMRRSLILFGSMQGTIRIPFSYFPTPVCHFSYSSLLCHLMFVPSLLQNIVESGHREVQWIPFLLRFCIKGIIFYSSDQHQSPDFVMNDPGFLFRVPFHEYLFKIVLVLYSLLTLKSVVIPTLLWILPEQCDQSWGQHLCDHTTAVALYSFLRSGLVEIFYVFWFYPLYIFSFIISTLWYGDIAKHALAVVKSKKLDASQASDSDPHSTSVSADRPEGFDGVAIGVGEQVYSILLLTIFFAEVTVIGYIPYLGKAMNFMLLSLMYAYYCFEYKWNFFAVSLNHRLDFFESNWAFFAGFGSPCVLPIFFFSPLTSYGVMAILYPLFVMTAAGTQEEQTIDELKSLHGGKLNRIPLFFVAKRLTTQALQLFPEAQKEQ; encoded by the exons atggaaagggctaggcaatccacatatacagtTATACACTTCAACAGCCAGATCTGCCGCCGAATGAGACGTAGCTTGATTCTGTTTGGATCTATGCAGGGCACAATAAGAATTCCGTTTTCTTATTTCCCTACTCCTGTTTGTCACTTCAGTTACTCCAGTTTACTTTGTCATTTGATGTTTGTTCCGTCATTATTGCAAAATATAGTGGAATCTGGCCACAGGGAGGTTCAATGGATTCCTTTTTTACTTCGTTTCTGTATTAAGGGAATTATATTCTACAGTTCTGATCAGCACCAGTCTCCTGATTTTGTTATGAATGATCCTGGTTTTCTCTTCCGTGTCCCATTCCATGAATACCTATTTAAAATAGTTCTTGTTCTTTATAGCTTGCTAACCTTGAAATCAGTGGTCATTCCAACTCTTCTATGGATACTGCCCGAGCAATGCGATCAATCATGGGGACAACATCTATGTGATCACACAACAGCTGTTGCCTTGTATTCGTTCTTACGTTCGGGGCTTGTCGAGATTTTCTAT GTATTTTGGTTTTATCCCCTCTACATCTTCAGCTTTATAATAAGTACACTTTG GTATGGTGACATTGCTAAGCATGCTTTGGCTGTTGTGAAAAGTAAGAAGCTGGATGCAAGTCAAGCATCTGACTCTGACCCTCACAGCACATCTGTATCAGCAGATAGGCCTGAAGGATTTGATGG GGTTGCGATTGGTGTTGGAGAGCAGGTCTATTCGATACTTCTTTTGACTATTTTCTTTGCTGAG GTTACAGTGATTGGTTACATACCTTACCTTGGTAAGGCAATGAACTTCATGTTACTGTCTTTGATGTATGCCTACTACTGCTTCGA GTACAAGTGGAACTTCTTTGCAGTGAGCCTGAACCACCGGCTTGATTTCTTTGAGTCAAATTGGGCTTTCTTTGCCGGATTTG GTAGTCCATGTGTACTTCcgattttcttcttctctcctcttacAAGTTATGGTGTGATGGCAATACTATACCCACTG TTTGTCATGACAGCTGCTGGTACACAAGAAGAGCAAACCATTGATGAACTGAAATCTTTGCATGGAGGGAAACTGAATAGAATACCCTTGTTCTTTGTCGCGAAGCGACTAAC GACGCAAGCGCTGCAGTTGTTCCCAGAGGCACAAAAGGAGCAATGA